From Saccopteryx leptura isolate mSacLep1 chromosome 3, mSacLep1_pri_phased_curated, whole genome shotgun sequence, one genomic window encodes:
- the MEIOSIN gene encoding meiosis initiator protein — MWGSSRYLCSPERPKASTLSYSDRYCTQKEHYKENEECLSHCPFLLDSQRKQRKNHTGKLHELALLLPVAAKTSVKKFTKKEILLHILHYIQYLQRNIDVTKALLKFHSSNGPGGVGGLGQNATVDSARRRHCTPSSSPHSYKSCLRGACRKPQKKKLTRTSERQTRAQNLRRCLALDKPKKQVTPSPNRKGRIVERTTAPPRSPDSYVHPKAALFLPQGCKSRAQDDGPYPAFGAQQGAERTYFLNRSQPYPRQKLVFYDSSEEVDKDAPDADPWLPARTPESSPFGSPLALGPPQIDNLSVILGFSPSLFSSPGKLLSEQVLEDGTEYLTQALFEEVLLDPVPSPSACMLEVPQKKFTPFEALEDLPHSHSLCQFSVSPDHLSLSENSKASSSPSSEATDTDIDKESVWRQQDTQADPEGLKSSSDEDGDYTWTPTLRFSTLPLARRKNQAGRSPRKPKNKKAASPTQSKKKCVNGFIMFCRMNRKQYIRACPGTASMAATKELAKLWREMTEQERRPYCIKARRFSRQHNRIVKQESSSSNDEDCGIPKPFYQLLADKARLSSEPASQLPSHR; from the exons GAAGCAAAGGAAAAACCACACAGGCAAACTCCACGAGTTGGCATTGCTGCTACCTGTGGCCGCAAAGACTAGTGTCAAGAAGTTCACCAAG AAGGAGATTCTGCTGCACATCCTGCACTACATTCAGTACCTCCAGAGAAACATCGATGTGACCAAGGCCTTGCTCAAATTCCACAGCAGCAATGGGCCAGGTGGAGTTGGGG GTCTGGGCCAGAACGCCACTGTGGACTCAGCAAGGCGGAGACACTGCACCCCGTCTAGCTCCCCACACTCTTACAAGTCCTGCCTGCGGGGAGCCTGTCGGAAACCGCAGAAGAAGAAGCTGACCCGAACATCAG AACGCCAGACTCGGGCCCAGAACCTTCGtcgctgtctggccctggacaaGCCCAAGAAGCAGGTGACCCCATCCCCAAACCGGAAGGGAAGAATTGTGGAGAGGACCACTGCTCCTCCAAGAAGCCCTGACTCCTACGTTCACCCCAAGGCTGCGTTGTTCTTGCCTCAAG GCTGCAAAAGCAGAGCCCAGGATGATGGGCCATACCCTGCCTTCGGGGCCCAGCAAGGGGCTGAGAGGACCTATTTTCTCAACAGATCACAGCCTTATCCCAG GCAAAAGCTGGTGTTCTATGATTCTAGTGAGGAAGTGGACAAGGATGCCCCAGATGCTGACCCTTGGCTGCCTGCCAGGACCCCAGAGAGCAGCCCCTTTG GGAGCCCACTGGCCTTGGGGCCTCCCCAGATTGACAACTTGAGCGTGATCCTAGGTTTCAGCCCTTCCCTCTTCAGCTCCCCTGGGAAACTGCTGTCAGAACAGGTCCTGGAGGATGGTACTGAGTACCTGACCCAAG CTCTCTTTGAAGAAGTTTTATTAGATCCTGTGCCTTCACCTTCTGCCTGCATGCTGGAAGTACCACAGAAGAAG TTCACACCCTTTGAGGCCCTAGAAGACCTTCCTCACTCCCACAGCCTGTGCCAGTTCTCAGTGTCACCAGACCACCTGTCACTGAGTGAGAACAGCAAGGCGTCATCCAGCCCCAGCTCAGAGGCCACAGACACTGACATAGACAAAGAGTCAGTGTGGAGGCAGCAG gACACTCAGGCTGACCCTGAGGGCCTGAAGTCCTCCAGTGATGAGGATGGAGACTACACATGGACCCCCACCCTACGGTTCTCAACCTTGCCCTTGGCTAGAAGGAAGAACCAGGCAGGCAGGAGCCCTAGGAAACCTAAGAACAAGAAAGCTGCCAGCCCCACTCAGTCAAAGAAAAAGTGTGTCAATGGCTTCATCATGTTCTGCAGGATGAATCGGAAGCAGTATATCAG AGCCTGCCCGGGGACCGCATCCATGGCTGCCACCAAGGAGCTGGCCAAACTCTGGCGGGAGATGACAGAGCAGGAGCGGAGACCATACTG CATCAAAGCTCGAAGGTTCAGTCGCCAGCACAACCGGATTGTGAAGCAGGAGAGCTCCAGCAGCAACGACGAGGACTGCGGAATACCCAAGCCCTTCTACCAGCTGCTGGCGGACAAGGCCCGCCTCTCCTCTGAGCCAGCCTCTCAGCTGCCCTCTCACCGCTAG
- the SIX5 gene encoding homeobox protein SIX5 encodes MATLPAEPSAGPAAGGEAVAAAATEEEEEEARQLLQTLQAAEGEAAAAAGAGAGEAAAGTEGPGSPGVPGSPLEAAAEPPTGLRFSPEQVACVCEALLQAGHAGRLSRFLGALPPAERLRGSDPVLRARALVAFQRGEYAELYRLLESRPFPAAHHAFLQDLYLRARYHEAERARGRALGAVDKYRLRKKFPLPKTIWDGEETVYCFKERSRAALKACYRGNRYPTPDEKRRLATLTGLSLTQVSNWFKNRRQRDRTGGGGAPCKSESDGNPTTEDESSRSPEDLERGVAPVATEAPAQGSIFLAGAAPSAPCPASSSILVNGSFLAAGSSPAVLLNGSPVIINSLALGEASSLGPLLLTGGGGAPPPQSSPPGPKEGKTSLVLDPQTGEVRLEEAQPESPETKGTQVAALGPPAEEVPGPLPQVVPGPPPAATFPLPPGPVPSVAAPQVVPLSPPPGYPAGLGPTSPLLNLPQVVPTSQVVTLPQAVGPLQLLAAGPGSPVKVAAAAGPTNVHLINSGVGMTALQLPSATASGNFLLANPVSGSPIVTGVAVQQGKIILTATFPTSMLVSQVLPPAPSLALPLKPDTAISVPEGALPVAPSPALPEAHALGTLSAQQLPQPPPAPAATIAASLPFSPDSSCLLASFPAPPHEGLMLPPAAVPIWPAGLELSTGTEGLLEGEKGLGTQAPHTVLRLPDPNPEGLLLGATAGGEVEEGLEAETKVLTQLQSVPVEEPLEL; translated from the exons ATGGCTACCTTGCCTGCGGAGCCGAGTGCGGGGCCGGCGGCTGGGGGGGAGGCTGTGGCGGCGGCGGCGAccgaagaggaggaggaggaagcgcGCCAGCTCCTGCAGACTTTGCAGGCGGCTGAGGgtgaggcggcggcggcggccggggccggggcgggcGAAGCGGCGGCGGGAACGGAGGGCCCGGGATCCCCGGGCGTCCCCGGGTCGCCCCTCGAGGCCGCTGCTGAGCCGCCCACGGGCCTCCGCTTCTCGCCCGAGCAGGTGGCGTGCGTCTGCGAGGCGCTGCTACAGGCGGGCCACGCCGGCCGCTTGAGCCGCTTCCTGGGCGCACTGCCCCCGGCCGAGCGCCTACGTGGCAGCGACCCGGTGCTGCGCGCTCGGGCCTTGGTGGCCTTCCAGCGGGGCGAGTACGCCGAACTCTACCGGCTGCTCGAGAGCCGCCCCTTCCCCGCCGCCCACCACGCCTTCCTGCAGGACCTCTATCTGCGCGCGCGCTACCATGAGGCCGAGCGGGCTCGCGGCCGCGCGCTGGGCGCAGTGGACAAGTACCGTCTGCGCAAGAAGTTCCCGCTGCCCAAGACCATCTGGGACGGCGAGGAGACCGTCTACTGCTTCAAGGAGCGCTCCCGAGCCGCGCTCAAGGCCTGCTATCGGGGCAACCGCTACCCCACGCCGGACGAGAAGCGCCGCCTGGCCACGCTGACCGGCCTCTCGCTCACGCAGGTCAGCAACTGGTTCAAGAACCGGCGACAGCGCGACCGGACCGGGGGCGGCGGCGCGCCCTGCAAGAG CGAATCTGATGGAAACCCCACTACTGAGGACGAGTCCAGCCGCAGTCCTGAGGACCTGGAGAGGGGGGTGGCTCCAGTGGCCACGGAGGCCCCTGCCCAGGGCTCCATATTCTTGGCTGGGGCTGCCCCTTCTGCGCCATGCCCTGCCTCTTCCTCCATCCTAGTGAACGGGAGCTTCCTGGCCGCGGGTAGCTCGCCAGCGGTGCTCCTCAATGGGAGCCCTGTCATCATCAACAGCTTGGCCTTGGGTGAAGCCTCCAGCCTGGGTCCCCTGCTGCTCACAGGTGGTGGGGGTGCCCCCCCACCACAATCCAGTCCCCCTGGGCCCAAAGAAGGCAAGACCTCCTTGGTCCTGGACCCTCAGACTGGGGAAGTTCGACTAGAGGAGGCCCAACCTGAGTCCCCTGAGACCAAGGGGACTCAAGTGGCTGCTTTGGGACCACCTGCAGAAGAGGTGCCAGGGCCTTTGCCCCAAGTGGTGCCTGGCCCCCCGCCAGCTGCCACCTTTCCTCTGCCCCCAGGACCAGTGCCTTCTGTGGCTGCCCCACAAGTGGTGCCACTGTCCCCACCGCCTGGGTACCCTGCAGGCCTGGGCCCCACCTCTCCACTGTTGAACCTGCCCCAGGTGGTGCCCACTTCACAGGTGGTAACCCTGCCACAGGCTGTGGGGCCGCTTCAGCTGTTGGCAGCTGGGCCAGGCAGTCCCGTGAAGGTGGCAGCTGCTGCGGGCCCTACTAATGTGCACCTGATCAACTCTGGGGTGGGCATGACTGCCCTGCAGCTGCCTTCGGCCACTGCCTCAG GAAACTTCCTCTTGGCCAACCCCGTGTCTGGCAGCCCCATCGTGACAGGTGTGGCCGTGCAGCAGGGCAAGATCATCCTCACTGCCACTTTCCCCACCAGTATGCTGGTCTCCCAGGTCTTGCCGCCtgcccccagcctggccctgcccctgAAGCCAGACACAGCCATCTCAGTGCCTGAAGGAGCTCTACCTGTGGCCCCCAGCCCCGCTCTCCCAGAGGCCCATGCCCTGGGCACACTTTCTGCACAGCAGCTGCCACAGCCACCACCTGCCCCTGCTGCCACCATTGCTGCCAGCCTGCCCTTTTCCCCAGactcctcctgcctcctggcaAGCTTCCCGGCACCCCCACACGAGGGCCTCATGCTGCCACCTGCAGCCGTGCCCATCTGGCCAGCGGGACTGGAACTGAGCACAGGCACAGAGGGGCTGCTGGAAGGCGAGAAGGGGCTGGGGACGCAGGCCCCCCATACTGTGCTGAGGCTCCCGGACCCCAACCCTGAAGGGCTGCTCTTGGGGGCCACAGCAGGGGGTGAGGTTGAGGAGGGGCTGGAAGCTGAGACCAAGGTCCTGACCCAGCTACAGTCAGTGCCTGTGGAAGAGCCCTTGGAACTGTGA